A stretch of the Vulcanisaeta souniana JCM 11219 genome encodes the following:
- a CDS encoding anthranilate synthase component I family protein: protein MSSIKKVPIQYLPRPRELVNQLLKSGEDFAILLESGPGFPERSRYTIVAWGVSRHLVVDWDDDLYGELKELTGGLGKFENGDIALGYLSYEAVIHIEPYLRNYVKRPQWPIAEFFIPSNVVIYDNLLGRGYVKGELPNKDAVDVGNFEVIDKIEGTRREDFVRWVENSLEDIRNGEVFQIVLSRYEDYSVRGDVMNLYTRLADLNPSPYMYIAKFSDKYIVGTSPELLVKIDGDRVETHPIAGTRPRGKDPLEDLRLEEELISSIKDRAEHVMLVDLARNDIGRVCRFGTVRVKELYAIEKYQSVQHLVSRVEGILERGNDAVDALFATFPAGTVSGAPKPRAMELIAKYEDTARGPYAGVIGLLHGGGGEFAIMIRTLFLRGSIARIQAGAGIVYDSIPELEFQETEHKLGSLKSAMGGDLGGASGYHR, encoded by the coding sequence GTGTCCAGTATTAAGAAGGTGCCGATTCAATACCTACCGAGACCCAGGGAATTGGTTAATCAATTACTTAAGTCCGGTGAGGACTTTGCAATACTCCTCGAGAGCGGACCAGGCTTTCCCGAGAGGTCCAGGTATACAATAGTTGCCTGGGGCGTGTCAAGGCATTTAGTGGTTGATTGGGATGATGACCTATACGGTGAATTGAAGGAATTAACTGGGGGCCTTGGTAAGTTCGAGAACGGCGACATTGCCCTCGGTTATCTCTCATACGAGGCAGTAATTCACATAGAGCCATACCTAAGGAATTACGTCAAGAGACCTCAATGGCCCATTGCCGAATTCTTTATACCAAGTAACGTGGTTATCTATGACAATCTCCTAGGCAGGGGCTACGTTAAGGGCGAGTTACCGAATAAGGATGCTGTGGATGTGGGTAATTTCGAAGTCATTGACAAAATTGAGGGCACTAGGAGGGAGGACTTCGTTAGGTGGGTTGAGAATTCACTCGAGGATATAAGGAACGGTGAGGTGTTCCAAATAGTGCTCTCTAGGTATGAGGACTACTCCGTGAGGGGTGACGTGATGAACCTATACACAAGGCTCGCGGATCTAAACCCATCACCATACATGTACATTGCCAAGTTCAGCGATAAGTACATCGTGGGCACCAGCCCTGAACTACTGGTTAAGATAGATGGTGATAGGGTCGAGACCCACCCAATAGCGGGGACCAGGCCAAGGGGTAAGGACCCACTTGAGGACTTGAGACTTGAGGAGGAGTTAATCAGTAGCATTAAGGATAGGGCGGAACACGTGATGCTCGTTGACTTGGCTAGGAACGACATAGGCAGGGTGTGTAGGTTTGGCACGGTTAGGGTTAAGGAACTCTACGCCATTGAGAAGTACCAAAGCGTTCAACACCTGGTTTCCAGGGTTGAGGGTATTCTTGAGCGTGGGAATGATGCCGTCGATGCATTATTCGCCACATTCCCTGCAGGTACTGTTAGTGGTGCACCAAAACCAAGGGCTATGGAGTTAATAGCTAAGTATGAGGATACTGCAAGAGGGCCCTACGCGGGTGTTATAGGGCTTTTGCATGGTGGAGGCGGTGAATTCGCAATAATGATAAGGACATTGTTCCTCAGGGGCAGCATAGCCCGTATACAGGCTGGGGCTGGCATCGTTTATGACTCAATCCCTGAGCTGGAGTTCCAGGAAACCGAGCATAAACTGGGTAGTTTGAAGTCAGCCATGGGGGGTGATCTAGGTGGAGCTAGTGGTTATCATAGATAA
- a CDS encoding phosphoribosylanthranilate isomerase, translated as MTLLKICGVTNQRDAVMASKYADYIGMIVHSTVPTPRLVDRSKAKEIINAVRGVRTVGVVEGLDMASAIKLVGELGFDVVQYHGNATITKEIIDLLNQFGARLAPAVAYVGDDSIIDRALEMTSRSYIEYVLIDAPKVGFRTYEHGLKIPLSVVMKVGGIPRVGVAGGINTGNISIVARFRPYLVDVSSGVERGPGLKDEELVRKIAEVVKGVQY; from the coding sequence ATGACGTTACTAAAGATTTGCGGAGTTACAAACCAGAGGGATGCCGTGATGGCCAGTAAGTATGCTGATTACATTGGTATGATCGTGCACTCAACCGTGCCAACGCCTAGGCTGGTTGATCGCAGTAAGGCTAAGGAGATAATTAATGCCGTTAGGGGTGTTAGGACAGTGGGTGTTGTTGAGGGACTAGACATGGCTAGCGCCATTAAGTTGGTTGGTGAACTTGGTTTTGATGTTGTTCAGTACCACGGTAATGCCACCATAACGAAAGAGATTATTGACCTACTCAATCAATTCGGGGCTAGGCTGGCTCCGGCGGTGGCCTATGTTGGTGATGACTCCATCATCGATAGGGCCCTTGAGATGACCTCTAGGAGTTACATTGAGTACGTACTCATAGATGCGCCCAAGGTTGGGTTTAGGACGTATGAACATGGGCTCAAGATACCGCTTAGCGTGGTTATGAAGGTTGGTGGTATACCCAGGGTTGGCGTTGCCGGTGGTATAAATACGGGCAACATATCCATTGTGGCTAGGTTTAGGCCCTACCTGGTGGATGTGAGTTCTGGCGTTGAAAGGGGCCCTGGACTTAAGGATGAGGAGTTGGTGAGGAAGATCGCAGAGGTGGTTAAGGGTGTCCAGTATTAA
- the trpD gene encoding anthranilate phosphoribosyltransferase — MRDALEKIARGLALSIDEAYDAAKNMLTNTDEALSAAILMGLRVRGEASSEIAGFARALRDYCVKIPVSERNRYVDTAGTGGDGFGTLNASTAAALIAAYLGAHVIKHGNRSVSSTSGSADFLETLGFNINLPPDKAAEMVNRHRFTFAFAPAYHPAMRNIMSVRKKLGIRTIFNLVGPLANPALLTRQLIGVAETTLMDRMAEAATMLGYEHAVLIHGEPGIDEVSVFGKTTVVEIKGGRIDKYFIEPRDLGLRTHDIGDVRVSSPLESVEKTRRAISGKDRAARDFINANTAFTLYIAGIVKDVRDGIEYVEANLNDGFWDYVNELARVSRS; from the coding sequence GTGAGGGATGCACTCGAGAAGATAGCGAGGGGATTAGCCCTAAGTATCGATGAGGCTTACGATGCCGCCAAGAACATGCTGACAAACACCGATGAGGCGCTGTCTGCCGCAATACTCATGGGGCTTAGGGTAAGGGGTGAAGCGTCTAGCGAGATTGCGGGCTTTGCGAGGGCGTTGAGGGATTACTGCGTAAAGATACCGGTAAGTGAGAGGAATAGGTATGTGGATACTGCCGGTACTGGTGGCGATGGCTTCGGCACACTCAATGCATCGACAGCGGCGGCATTAATTGCGGCTTACCTGGGCGCCCACGTGATCAAGCATGGCAACAGGAGTGTGTCCTCAACCTCAGGCAGCGCCGATTTCCTGGAAACACTGGGTTTCAACATAAACCTGCCGCCTGATAAGGCGGCTGAGATGGTTAATAGACACCGTTTTACCTTCGCCTTTGCACCAGCCTACCATCCAGCCATGAGGAACATCATGTCGGTTAGGAAGAAGTTGGGCATAAGGACCATATTTAACTTAGTCGGTCCGCTGGCAAACCCCGCATTACTAACCAGGCAGTTAATTGGCGTTGCTGAGACCACGCTGATGGATAGGATGGCTGAGGCGGCAACAATGCTTGGTTATGAACATGCCGTGTTAATACACGGAGAGCCCGGCATTGATGAGGTATCTGTTTTCGGGAAAACAACGGTGGTGGAGATCAAGGGAGGAAGGATCGATAAGTACTTCATCGAACCTAGGGACCTTGGGTTGAGGACGCATGATATAGGGGACGTAAGGGTCTCAAGCCCGCTGGAGAGCGTTGAGAAGACGAGACGAGCCATTTCAGGCAAGGACAGGGCTGCTAGGGACTTCATAAACGCAAACACCGCATTCACGCTTTACATTGCAGGTATTGTTAAGGATGTTAGGGATGGCATTGAGTACGTGGAAGCCAACCTAAATGATGGGTTCTGGGACTACGTTAATGAGTTAGCTAGGGTGAGCAGATCATGA
- a CDS encoding TrpB-like pyridoxal phosphate-dependent enzyme has product MNVPHYWYNINVDLLRPLPPPIDPYEADSRIALLMRILPSELLDQEFTPLRYVPIPEEIRELYERMGRPTPFKRAYGLERVLGNGVRIYYKFEGALPAGSHKLNTAIPQVYYAIKDNAKEVVTETGAGQWGLAVSLAAALLGVKATVFMTRNSYLNKTQRVLFMRTYGADVYPSPSELTKYGREAIKARPDHPGSLGLAITEAIDFTLMGEGRKYIPGSVLGFVVLHQTVIGQEVLQQMPEEPDLVIGCVGGGSNFSGFSFPMIGARLRNEGFEKTRFLAVESKAAPKLTSGRYTYDFPDTGGLLPMVKMLTLGHDYVPPPTHAAGLRYHGAAPSLSMLVKEGVVEARAYGQEEVMEAARLFARTEGIIPAPESAHAIKAAIDEARRMPKGSVIFFNLSGHGLLDVDAYGNTR; this is encoded by the coding sequence ATGAATGTACCCCATTATTGGTATAACATAAATGTGGACCTACTAAGGCCATTGCCGCCGCCCATTGATCCCTACGAAGCCGACTCCAGGATAGCACTACTAATGAGGATACTGCCCAGTGAATTACTTGATCAGGAATTCACGCCACTTAGGTATGTGCCAATACCCGAGGAGATTAGGGAACTCTATGAGAGGATGGGTAGGCCAACACCATTCAAGAGGGCTTATGGGTTAGAGAGGGTGTTGGGTAATGGTGTTAGGATTTACTATAAATTTGAGGGTGCATTGCCGGCGGGCTCTCATAAGTTAAACACGGCAATACCCCAGGTTTACTATGCAATAAAGGATAACGCTAAGGAGGTTGTTACTGAGACCGGTGCTGGCCAGTGGGGTCTCGCTGTGTCATTAGCTGCGGCGCTGCTGGGTGTTAAGGCTACGGTATTCATGACGAGGAACTCATACCTAAACAAGACACAGAGGGTGCTCTTCATGAGAACCTACGGTGCAGATGTTTATCCAAGCCCAAGCGAATTAACGAAGTACGGCAGAGAGGCCATTAAGGCCAGGCCTGACCATCCAGGTAGTTTGGGACTTGCAATCACCGAGGCCATTGATTTCACACTAATGGGTGAGGGCAGGAAGTACATACCAGGTAGCGTCCTGGGTTTCGTGGTCCTTCACCAAACAGTCATTGGACAGGAGGTGCTGCAGCAAATGCCTGAGGAACCCGACCTAGTGATTGGTTGTGTCGGCGGTGGTAGCAACTTCAGCGGCTTCTCATTCCCAATGATAGGCGCTAGACTAAGGAATGAGGGTTTTGAGAAAACGAGATTCCTCGCCGTTGAGTCCAAGGCTGCGCCAAAACTAACCAGCGGCAGGTACACGTATGACTTCCCTGACACAGGCGGATTACTGCCAATGGTCAAGATGCTCACCCTGGGCCATGACTATGTACCACCACCAACCCACGCAGCTGGACTTAGATACCACGGCGCCGCGCCAAGTCTCTCAATGCTTGTTAAGGAGGGTGTTGTGGAAGCCAGGGCTTATGGCCAGGAAGAGGTTATGGAGGCAGCCAGGTTATTTGCAAGGACAGAGGGTATAATACCTGCACCGGAATCTGCGCATGCAATAAAGGCCGCAATTGATGAGGCAAGGAGGATGCCCAAGGGCTCCGTTATATTCTTCAATCTGTCAGGCCATGGCTTACTGGACGTTGACGCCTATGGCAATACGAGGTGA
- the trpA gene encoding tryptophan synthase subunit alpha, with protein MEIRKPGIGAYVTATYPNKNDFLNAIRCLSEVSDFLEVGIPTNNPKYDGPVIRKTHFASELKGLDAVNVAKYGKVPTILMGYVEDYVNNLELVAKVASEAGASSVLFPDLLFEHLDKLEEYVMAMRNHSLRPTFFISSNTPHRLVNVLVRYEPLFIYLGLYAATGIKLPLYIERNIKEVRKLVDNITLIAGFAINTPEMVKLVIGAGADAVVVGTALVDKLANPMACAEFMLSLRGGLP; from the coding sequence ATGGAAATAAGGAAACCGGGCATTGGCGCATATGTAACAGCAACGTACCCCAACAAAAATGACTTTTTGAACGCCATAAGGTGCCTCTCGGAGGTCTCAGACTTCCTCGAGGTTGGTATACCAACAAATAACCCTAAATACGACGGGCCGGTAATAAGGAAGACTCACTTTGCCTCTGAACTCAAGGGCTTGGATGCCGTGAACGTGGCTAAGTATGGTAAGGTGCCAACCATCCTCATGGGTTATGTCGAGGATTACGTGAATAACCTGGAATTAGTTGCCAAGGTAGCCAGTGAAGCTGGCGCATCATCAGTATTATTCCCGGACCTGCTATTCGAGCACTTGGATAAGCTTGAGGAGTACGTGATGGCCATGAGGAACCACTCACTAAGACCAACATTCTTCATATCAAGCAATACACCGCATAGGTTGGTGAACGTCCTAGTTAGGTACGAGCCGTTGTTCATATACCTGGGTCTCTATGCCGCCACGGGCATAAAACTACCACTCTACATAGAGAGGAATATCAAGGAGGTTAGGAAGTTAGTTGATAATATCACGTTGATCGCCGGCTTCGCCATAAACACGCCGGAAATGGTTAAGCTGGTAATAGGCGCCGGTGCTGACGCTGTGGTTGTGGGTACCGCACTTGTGGATAAACTAGCCAATCCAATGGCATGTGCAGAATTCATGCTGAGTCTCAGGGGTGGTTTGCCATGA
- a CDS encoding indole-3-glycerol-phosphate synthase translates to MASKAVDFLDVINGLTRKRVEAMRASARAPGMIKAIEQRNSEGYLALIAEYKRASPSGVIRLDIDPWTYFNAVGQYATGFSILTEPIYFLGSPIFIKIALSYGKPILYKDFVISREQVMDARELGASSVLLIKRLLGDSLWELADYAIKQGLEPLIEVDNEKDALDVINTNPNVMLGINSRDLNDLSISLGRALSIIRVVRGRANIIIAESGIKGVEDALKLANEGANAVLVGTALMRNMNLSRELSEVRVH, encoded by the coding sequence ATGGCAAGTAAAGCCGTGGACTTCCTTGATGTCATTAACGGGTTAACGAGAAAGCGCGTGGAGGCCATGAGGGCCAGCGCGAGGGCACCAGGTATGATAAAGGCCATCGAGCAGAGAAACTCAGAGGGTTACCTGGCACTAATAGCCGAGTACAAGAGGGCAAGTCCCAGCGGTGTTATTAGGCTTGACATTGACCCCTGGACCTACTTCAACGCGGTCGGTCAATACGCCACTGGGTTCAGCATACTCACCGAGCCCATCTACTTCCTCGGGTCACCTATATTCATAAAGATAGCGCTTAGTTACGGTAAGCCAATACTGTATAAGGACTTCGTGATAAGTAGGGAACAGGTAATGGATGCCAGGGAACTGGGCGCAAGCTCGGTGCTCCTCATTAAGAGACTGCTCGGTGACTCATTGTGGGAGCTCGCGGATTACGCAATTAAACAAGGCCTGGAGCCCTTAATTGAAGTTGATAATGAGAAGGATGCGCTGGATGTCATTAATACAAACCCAAACGTTATGCTCGGCATTAATTCAAGGGACCTGAACGATCTATCTATATCGCTGGGAAGGGCATTATCAATAATTAGGGTAGTTAGGGGAAGGGCCAACATCATCATTGCTGAAAGTGGCATTAAGGGCGTTGAGGACGCACTAAAGCTGGCTAATGAAGGTGCCAATGCTGTATTGGTGGGCACGGCCCTAATGAGGAACATGAACTTATCAAGGGAGCTTTCGGAAGTTAGGGTTCACTGA